One genomic region from Entelurus aequoreus isolate RoL-2023_Sb linkage group LG14, RoL_Eaeq_v1.1, whole genome shotgun sequence encodes:
- the LOC133665293 gene encoding zinc finger and SCAN domain-containing protein 31-like has translation MSTLQMLRALVDLRLTAAAEEIFVVLERTIAEYKAELSRTKVENNQLLDAVFKKHQVVLHRTDLDEEPLPHEQKEEPQSPHIHEEEEVLHSQHNKEGGEVPQLQHFKEEAVEPQLQHIKEEAEEPQLQHIKEEAEEPQLQHIKEEAEEPQLQHIKEEAEEPQLQHIKEEAEEPQPSHIKEEAMKHSISQEGEHLEVLVEFPVTGVSVKSKEDEVEGESEEKREAEPPSSSSTQHMTTEADGDHCGGSQADQLVAPLSDSEDTMSHSPDTDDEDSTDDKTWDPDNTHFKCSHCDKRFGLKKSLNRHMKNHTGENSFPCSACSQVFSINADLIRHARIHTQEKHFSCSVCGESFTRSESLKRHMRRHPEVKPVTCSVCGKGFVRNSNLTRHMKTHTGEKPFCCSICDLSFTRKDILKKHAIKHCGKRPHSCSICGTYFKTRSSLKRQEKTHGEKC, from the exons atgtctacattacaaatgttgagagcgttggtggatctgcgactaactgctgccgctgaagaaatatttgtagtgttagaaagaacgatagcagaatacAAGGCGGAACTTTCTAGGACAAAAGTGGAAAAtaatcaactactggacgctgttttcaagaaacatcaagttgtgttacacagaacag ACCTCGATGAAGAACCTCTACCTCATGAGCAGAAGGAGGAACCACAGTCCCCCCACATACATGAGGAAGAAGAGGTACTACATTCCCAACACAATAAAGAGGGAGGAGAGGTACCACAGCTCCAacactttaaagaggaagcagtgGAGCCACAGCTCcaacacattaaagaggaagcagAGGAGCCACAGCTCcaacacattaaagaggaagcagAGGAGCCACAGCTCcaacacattaaagaggaagcagAGGAGCCACAGCTCcaacacattaaagaggaagcagAGGAGCCACAGCTCcaacacattaaagaggaagcagAAGAGCCACAGCCCTCCCACATTAAAGAAGAAGCGAtgaaacacagcatcagtcaggagggcgAGCATCTTGAAGTACtggtggagttcccagtgactggtgtctcTGTAAAGAGTAAAGAGGATGAGGtcgaaggtgaaagtgaggagaagagagaggcggagcctccaagcagcagctcaacacaacacatgacaacagaagctgatggagaccactgtggaggatcacaagcagaccagctcgtagctccactatcagatagtgaggacacaatgtcacactctcctgacactgatgatgaagactctacagATGATAAGACATGGGACcctgacaacactcacttcaaatgttctcactgtgacaaacgTTTTGGCCTCAAAAAGTCTCTAAATAGACACATGAAAAATCACACTGGAGAGAATTCATTTCCGTGCTCAGCGTGTAGTCAAGTATTCAGCATAAACGCAGACCTGATAAGACACGCAAGAATACACACTCAAGAGAAGCATTTTTCTTGTTCAGTGTGTGGCGAATCTTTCACACGGAGTGAaagtttgaaaagacacatgagaagacacccTGAAGTGAAACCTGTTACCTGCTCAGTGTGTGGGAAAGGTTTTGTTAGAAATTCCAACTTGACtagacacatgaaaacacacactggagagaaacctttttgtTGTTCAATCTGTGACTTATCTTTTACAAGGAAGGATATTTTGAAAAAGCATGCAATAAAACACTGTGGAAAAAGACCTCATTCCTGTTCTATCTGTGGTACTTACTTTAAAACGAGAAGCTCTTTGAAAAGACAAGAGAAGACACACGGagaaaagtgttga